The following are encoded together in the Pseudoxanthobacter soli DSM 19599 genome:
- a CDS encoding DUF3182 family protein, protein MATSMTMPSMMMPDVEGMPEIAGAGPAREAGGSTAVHYPASQPFSGHRRETSIELARRLARLKGDAFAGTFDATAPYRDKLYLVPEQTLLVGADVATGLIRDEHDLFGGVVPHAFVATKAITHPLVSPDAAAPEGWVPGFADAVRGVTLEGYTAFHIADARAAARKLIANGPVRIKAPLGDGGLGQVVIRDEDEIDRALAAFENDDLARYGLVLEEELTDVITFSIGRFRAGDIAGAYWGLQTATPDNKCGIAYGGSALQVVRGDFDALLGSWDDGVTHLAGRPVSAAAARRALEYALVYDAAADTHFRGFIASRRNYDVACGRDAAGREKIGVLEQSWRLGGASGAEIAALEAFAGDESLTAVRAVCVEHYGTESEPPVGAMVYFDGDDPQEGPLMKYALIDTETIEARPDAQ, encoded by the coding sequence ATGGCGACATCGATGACGATGCCTTCCATGATGATGCCGGACGTCGAGGGAATGCCGGAGATCGCGGGCGCGGGCCCCGCCCGGGAAGCCGGGGGGAGCACGGCGGTGCACTATCCGGCTTCGCAGCCCTTTTCCGGGCATCGCCGGGAGACGAGCATCGAACTGGCGCGGCGGCTCGCACGCCTCAAGGGCGATGCCTTCGCCGGCACGTTCGACGCCACCGCGCCCTATCGCGACAAGCTCTATCTGGTGCCGGAGCAGACGCTGCTCGTCGGGGCCGATGTGGCGACGGGCCTTATCCGCGACGAGCACGACCTGTTCGGAGGGGTCGTTCCCCACGCCTTCGTCGCCACGAAGGCCATCACTCATCCGCTGGTGAGCCCGGACGCCGCGGCGCCGGAGGGTTGGGTGCCGGGCTTTGCGGACGCCGTGCGCGGGGTGACGCTCGAAGGCTACACGGCCTTCCATATCGCCGACGCGCGCGCGGCCGCCCGCAAGCTGATCGCGAACGGACCGGTGCGGATCAAGGCGCCGCTCGGCGACGGCGGCCTTGGTCAGGTGGTGATACGAGACGAAGACGAGATCGACCGTGCGCTGGCGGCGTTCGAGAACGACGATCTCGCCCGCTACGGTCTGGTGCTGGAAGAGGAACTGACCGACGTCATCACGTTCAGCATCGGCCGCTTCCGGGCGGGCGACATCGCCGGCGCCTACTGGGGCCTGCAGACCGCGACACCCGACAACAAGTGCGGAATCGCCTATGGCGGCTCGGCGCTGCAGGTGGTCAGGGGCGATTTTGATGCGCTTCTGGGCAGCTGGGACGACGGGGTGACCCATCTGGCCGGCCGGCCCGTGTCCGCCGCTGCCGCGCGCCGCGCGCTCGAATATGCGCTCGTCTACGACGCGGCTGCAGACACCCATTTCCGCGGTTTCATCGCCTCGCGGCGCAATTACGACGTCGCCTGCGGCCGTGACGCGGCCGGGCGCGAGAAGATCGGTGTGCTCGAACAATCCTGGCGCCTCGGCGGCGCGAGCGGCGCGGAGATCGCCGCCCTCGAGGCCTTCGCCGGGGATGAGAGCCTCACCGCCGTTCGCGCAGTGTGCGTCGAGCACTACGGCACCGAGAGCGAGCCGCCGGTCGGCGCCATGGTCTATTTCGACGGTGACGACCCGCAGGAGGGTCCGCTGATGAAATATGCCCTGATCGATACCGAAACCATCGAGGCGAGACCGGATGCACAGTGA
- a CDS encoding alpha/beta hydrolase family protein — MHSDPVSIHVDGQVLAGTVAVPKTGVPGVLFVHGWTGSQETDLGRSQEIASLGCVCLTFDLRGHAGTESIRQSVAPADNMNDVLAAYDTLAAHPIIDKSSIAVIGSSYGAYLAALLTEERPVRWLSLRVPALYRDDDWTIPKGRHDRLALAHYRQERVDPADNRALKACTRFEGDVLLVESEVDDRIPHATVANYLASFRRARSLTYRIVEGADHALSDPAARRAFTGMLVRWIREMVVGAR, encoded by the coding sequence ATGCACAGTGATCCCGTCAGCATCCATGTGGACGGCCAGGTCCTCGCCGGGACCGTGGCCGTTCCGAAGACCGGGGTACCCGGCGTGCTGTTCGTCCATGGCTGGACCGGCAGTCAGGAGACGGATCTCGGACGCTCGCAGGAGATCGCCAGCCTCGGCTGCGTGTGCCTGACCTTCGACCTGCGCGGGCACGCGGGCACGGAATCGATCCGCCAGAGCGTGGCGCCCGCCGACAACATGAACGACGTGCTCGCCGCCTATGACACGCTGGCCGCCCACCCGATCATCGACAAATCGTCCATCGCGGTGATCGGAAGCAGCTACGGCGCCTATCTGGCCGCGCTGCTGACGGAGGAGCGGCCGGTGCGATGGCTGTCGCTGCGCGTTCCGGCGCTCTATCGGGATGACGACTGGACGATCCCGAAAGGCCGGCACGACCGTCTCGCGCTCGCCCATTACCGGCAGGAGCGCGTGGACCCGGCCGACAACCGAGCACTCAAGGCGTGCACCCGGTTCGAGGGCGACGTGCTGCTGGTGGAATCGGAAGTCGACGACCGCATTCCCCACGCGACCGTCGCCAACTATCTCGCCTCGTTCCGCCGCGCCCGTTCGCTGACCTACCGCATCGTGGAGGGCGCGGACCACGCCCTTTCCGATCCGGCGGCCCGCCGCGCGTTCACCGGCATGCTGGTGCGCTGGATCCGGGAAATGGTCGTCGGCGCCCGCTGA
- a CDS encoding DUF4344 domain-containing metallopeptidase codes for MRFVLALAACLALAFAGAVPARADDMKQDMDSLSDAQVDAVVEFTFDNALFFLFHEMGHMLISEFDLPVLGREEDAADMLSTLILLEMDDPMFDKALVDSVEGWQLSSAAGGDPDLWDTHSLDQQRAYNMVCMMVGKDAKRFREAAQDVGMPEDRREECADEYGKAHDSWFKLLDSHVRRDGKESSIKVRYLDPKSHDLADYAEMVKLSGLLDIVQKVVAIYRLDDGIKLTADECGEANSYWSPADRELTFCYELSRWYLQAKVEALSGNGGQHSAAVDDGGGDTGGDTGGDTGGDTGGSE; via the coding sequence ATGCGCTTCGTTCTAGCCCTCGCCGCCTGCCTCGCCCTTGCCTTCGCGGGGGCGGTCCCGGCCCGTGCCGACGACATGAAGCAGGACATGGACAGCCTGTCGGACGCCCAGGTGGACGCGGTCGTCGAGTTCACCTTCGACAATGCGCTGTTCTTCCTGTTCCACGAGATGGGCCACATGCTGATCTCGGAGTTCGACCTGCCGGTGCTGGGGCGCGAGGAGGATGCCGCCGACATGCTGTCGACGCTGATCCTGCTCGAAATGGACGACCCCATGTTCGACAAGGCGCTGGTCGACTCCGTCGAGGGCTGGCAGCTGTCGTCGGCCGCCGGCGGCGATCCGGACCTGTGGGACACCCACTCGCTGGACCAGCAGCGCGCGTACAACATGGTCTGCATGATGGTCGGCAAGGACGCCAAGCGCTTCCGGGAGGCTGCGCAGGACGTCGGGATGCCCGAGGACCGCCGCGAGGAATGTGCCGACGAATATGGCAAGGCGCACGACAGCTGGTTCAAGCTGCTCGATTCCCACGTCCGGCGGGATGGGAAGGAATCGTCCATCAAGGTCCGCTACCTCGATCCGAAAAGCCACGATCTCGCCGATTATGCGGAGATGGTGAAGCTCTCGGGCCTGCTCGATATCGTGCAGAAGGTCGTCGCCATCTACAGGCTCGATGACGGGATCAAGCTCACCGCGGACGAGTGCGGCGAGGCCAACAGCTACTGGTCCCCGGCGGACCGGGAACTCACGTTCTGCTACGAACTCTCGCGGTGGTATCTCCAGGCGAAGGTCGAAGCCCTGAGCGGCAATGGCGGCCAGCACTCCGCCGCGGTTGACGACGGCGGCGGGGACACGGGAGGCGACACCGGCGGGGATACCGGTGGCGACACCGGGGGATCCGAGTAG
- a CDS encoding glycosyltransferase family 4 protein: MRVAVMAWYGPKFRGVWNYYLNMARVLRAHAPGCQVCIFHAPDLEPRYRAEVEEATGEPGREMPVASRLADAAALFGLRDRQFARCCEAAGIDVVFEQARFLGRNYPLPVLPWIGDLQHRALPHYFTRRHRLQRDIGFRAQVTFRKHAVVSSQSARSDLLRFIPEPRAKIHVVPFALRLTEEVTPGKIERARRDHGIEGRYLFLPNQLWRHKNHMVALRAFALLAARGFDRTLVLSGGRDDFRHPHYPGEVAALEASLGVSERLRWLGLVPYADLLSLVADADALLNPSLFEGWSTTVEEAKTLGAPMVLSDIDVHREQAGHVAKLFDPADPEAMAGQIEAAVAAAPTDREAARAAARLRNLDDQKTYAGRLSTALEEAVRDFR, encoded by the coding sequence ATGCGCGTTGCGGTCATGGCCTGGTACGGCCCGAAGTTCCGGGGCGTCTGGAATTACTACCTGAACATGGCGCGCGTCCTCAGGGCCCACGCGCCGGGCTGTCAGGTCTGCATCTTCCACGCGCCGGATCTCGAACCCAGATATCGCGCCGAAGTCGAAGAGGCGACGGGGGAGCCGGGCCGCGAGATGCCGGTCGCCTCGCGCCTCGCCGATGCTGCTGCCCTGTTCGGCCTTCGCGACCGGCAGTTCGCGCGCTGCTGCGAGGCCGCCGGCATCGACGTCGTGTTCGAGCAGGCGCGCTTTCTCGGCCGGAACTATCCCCTTCCCGTGCTGCCCTGGATCGGCGACCTGCAGCACCGGGCGCTGCCGCATTATTTCACGCGCCGTCACCGCCTGCAGCGCGATATCGGCTTTCGCGCGCAGGTCACCTTCCGTAAGCATGCCGTGGTTTCGAGCCAATCGGCGCGGAGCGACCTTCTTCGCTTCATCCCCGAGCCGCGGGCGAAGATCCATGTCGTGCCGTTCGCACTCCGGCTGACGGAGGAGGTCACGCCCGGGAAGATCGAGCGGGCGCGGCGGGACCACGGCATCGAGGGGCGATACCTGTTCCTGCCCAACCAGCTCTGGCGGCACAAGAACCACATGGTGGCGTTGCGCGCCTTCGCGCTGCTCGCCGCGCGCGGTTTCGACCGCACGCTCGTGCTGTCCGGCGGGCGGGATGATTTCCGGCATCCGCATTATCCCGGCGAGGTGGCGGCGCTGGAGGCCTCCCTCGGAGTTTCAGAGCGGCTGCGCTGGCTCGGCCTCGTCCCTTATGCGGACCTGCTCAGCCTCGTTGCTGATGCCGATGCGCTTTTGAATCCCTCCCTGTTCGAGGGCTGGAGCACGACGGTCGAGGAAGCCAAGACCCTCGGCGCGCCGATGGTGCTGTCGGATATCGACGTTCATCGCGAGCAGGCCGGTCATGTGGCTAAGCTGTTCGACCCCGCCGATCCCGAGGCGATGGCCGGACAGATCGAGGCTGCGGTGGCCGCCGCGCCGACGGACCGCGAAGCCGCTCGCGCCGCGGCGCGGCTTCGCAATCTCGACGACCAGAAGACCTACGCGGGACGTCTCAGCACCGCCCTTGAGGAAGCGGTACGGGATTTCCGCTGA
- a CDS encoding FkbM family methyltransferase, with protein sequence MNHTLLRIGKLWAGLTTPAYRRALKSGVGATVEHRAALERFSFDTVVDIGANRGQFATFARATFPQARIVSFEPLREPGDTFSKLFADDPQVTLVRAAVGATAADLVMHVTEKEDSSSFLEVGELQNATFGSVVVETRVVRCAPLDQLLAPDSLGASNLLKIDTQGYELEVLKGSEAYLARFSAIYCELSFVELYKGQPTASPVIRFLHERGFELRGVYNQASSSKMALQADFLFERSPS encoded by the coding sequence ATGAACCATACCCTGCTCCGCATCGGCAAGCTGTGGGCCGGCTTGACGACGCCGGCCTACCGCCGCGCCCTGAAGTCGGGGGTCGGTGCGACGGTGGAGCATCGGGCGGCCCTCGAACGGTTCTCGTTCGACACGGTCGTCGACATCGGTGCCAATCGCGGCCAGTTCGCGACATTCGCGCGGGCGACGTTTCCTCAGGCGCGTATCGTCAGCTTCGAGCCTCTGAGGGAGCCGGGCGACACGTTTTCCAAGCTGTTCGCCGACGATCCGCAGGTGACGCTCGTCCGGGCCGCCGTCGGCGCAACCGCCGCCGACCTCGTGATGCACGTCACGGAAAAGGAGGACTCCTCCTCCTTCCTGGAGGTGGGCGAACTCCAGAACGCCACGTTCGGGTCGGTCGTGGTGGAGACCCGCGTGGTCCGCTGCGCGCCGCTCGATCAGTTGCTGGCGCCCGACAGTCTCGGGGCGAGCAACCTCCTGAAGATCGATACCCAGGGCTACGAGCTGGAGGTGCTGAAGGGTTCCGAGGCCTATCTGGCGCGCTTCTCCGCCATCTATTGCGAACTCTCCTTCGTCGAGCTCTACAAGGGGCAGCCGACCGCCTCGCCGGTCATCCGGTTTCTGCACGAGCGCGGCTTCGAGCTTCGCGGCGTCTACAATCAGGCCTCGTCGTCGAAGATGGCCCTGCAAGCAGACTTCCTGTTCGAACGCAGTCCGTCCTGA
- a CDS encoding NAD-dependent epimerase/dehydratase family protein: protein MTAAGLALVTGASGAIGHHVVRTLAARGWKVLGLGHGAEQERLPLVGWINGEIDAANLSSLARRWGTPQAVIHLAGGSSVGPSLTAPLEDFSRTVAASVRLFEWVRQEAPSARVVLASSAAVYGNARELPISEAAPRAPLSPYGYHKAMMEQAAECWGRNFGLNAAIVRLFSVYGPDLHKQLVWELCLRLSRGERDIVLGGTGAEMRDWLHIEDAAAVLVAALDSASPQVPVFNGCTGVGTTVAATARFIADGFGADVRFSFNGEVRPGDPVHLVGCPGHAATAGLAAAVPVATGMVATAREARGKLSPGR from the coding sequence GTGACAGCGGCCGGGCTTGCTCTCGTTACCGGGGCGAGCGGCGCCATCGGGCACCATGTGGTTCGCACCCTGGCGGCGCGGGGCTGGAAGGTGCTCGGGCTCGGCCATGGGGCGGAGCAGGAGCGGCTGCCGCTCGTCGGCTGGATCAACGGCGAGATCGACGCGGCCAACCTGTCGAGCCTCGCCCGCCGGTGGGGCACGCCCCAGGCGGTCATCCATCTCGCCGGCGGCTCGTCGGTCGGGCCTTCGCTCACCGCGCCGCTGGAGGATTTCTCCCGCACCGTCGCCGCGAGTGTGCGGCTGTTCGAATGGGTGCGGCAGGAGGCGCCGTCTGCGCGCGTCGTGCTCGCCTCGAGCGCCGCGGTCTACGGCAATGCGCGGGAGTTGCCGATTTCCGAGGCCGCTCCGCGGGCGCCGTTATCGCCCTACGGCTATCACAAGGCGATGATGGAACAGGCCGCCGAGTGCTGGGGGCGCAATTTCGGCCTGAACGCGGCGATCGTTCGGCTGTTCTCGGTGTATGGGCCGGATCTTCACAAGCAATTGGTCTGGGAACTCTGCCTGCGCCTCTCGCGCGGCGAGCGCGACATCGTGCTCGGCGGCACGGGGGCGGAGATGCGGGACTGGCTCCACATCGAGGATGCCGCGGCCGTGCTCGTCGCCGCGCTCGACAGCGCGTCGCCGCAGGTGCCGGTCTTCAACGGCTGCACCGGGGTGGGAACCACCGTCGCGGCCACTGCGCGCTTCATCGCGGACGGCTTCGGGGCCGATGTCCGCTTCTCGTTCAATGGCGAAGTCCGGCCGGGCGATCCCGTGCACCTCGTCGGCTGTCCCGGTCATGCCGCGACGGCCGGCCTTGCCGCCGCGGTTCCCGTCGCGACGGGCATGGTCGCGACCGCGCGCGAGGCCAGGGGGAAGCTATCGCCGGGACGGTAG
- a CDS encoding class I SAM-dependent methyltransferase codes for MRSLVDDPAKAELVRDCYFDLPVERAAERFHASAEWGAVRNILGPARGRALDIGAGNGIVSYALASDGWQATALEPDPSDLVGSGAIRRLSAHFNANIEILEGFGEAIPMPDASFDLVLARQVLHHAGDLNAFCAEVARVLKPGGVFFAYRDHVVNGPEQLQMFFDRHPLHSLYGGENAFPEGTYRDAIAKAGLDVRRRWRQFEAAFNFAPKSPYDIAFEAASRALPVPLARPLAAVAGSRRLYPLLGKALSTVDRRPGRIVAFLAVKP; via the coding sequence GTGCGTTCGCTGGTCGACGACCCGGCCAAAGCCGAGTTGGTCAGGGACTGCTATTTTGATCTTCCTGTCGAGCGCGCCGCCGAACGTTTTCACGCGAGCGCCGAATGGGGCGCTGTGCGCAACATCCTCGGTCCCGCCCGTGGCCGGGCGCTCGATATCGGCGCCGGCAACGGCATCGTCTCCTACGCTCTGGCCTCTGACGGCTGGCAAGCGACGGCGCTCGAGCCCGATCCGTCGGACCTCGTCGGCAGCGGCGCGATTCGCCGGCTCTCCGCGCATTTCAACGCCAACATCGAGATCCTGGAGGGGTTCGGTGAGGCCATTCCGATGCCGGATGCGTCCTTCGACCTCGTGCTGGCACGGCAGGTGCTGCACCATGCCGGCGACCTGAACGCCTTCTGCGCCGAAGTCGCACGGGTGCTGAAGCCGGGCGGGGTCTTCTTTGCCTATCGCGACCACGTCGTTAATGGTCCCGAACAACTTCAAATGTTCTTCGACCGCCATCCCTTGCACAGCCTCTACGGCGGAGAGAATGCCTTTCCGGAAGGGACTTACAGGGACGCGATCGCGAAGGCCGGTCTGGACGTTCGCCGCCGCTGGCGCCAGTTCGAGGCGGCGTTCAATTTCGCGCCGAAATCGCCTTACGACATCGCTTTCGAGGCCGCTTCCCGGGCGCTGCCGGTTCCGCTCGCGCGACCGCTCGCCGCGGTTGCGGGCTCTCGTCGTCTCTACCCGCTGCTGGGCAAGGCGCTTTCCACCGTTGACCGCAGACCGGGGCGTATTGTGGCGTTTCTCGCGGTGAAGCCGTGA
- a CDS encoding acyltransferase, protein MQRHRRKAQIGHSSKILFDGWIENPEGSPDRVVIGNNTIIRGNIFVFPHGGRISIGDWCFVGQNSYIWSSSNIEIGNRCLISHDVNIHDTNGHSINANIRHEQYKEIVYRGHPHDAPDIVASPIKIEDDAWIGFGATLLKGVHIGRGAIVASRSVVTEDVEAWTIVAGNPARLVRRIDPVDPAG, encoded by the coding sequence ATGCAACGCCATCGTCGAAAAGCGCAAATCGGTCATTCTTCGAAAATTCTGTTCGACGGATGGATCGAGAATCCGGAAGGCAGCCCGGATCGCGTCGTCATTGGGAACAACACCATCATACGTGGAAATATATTTGTATTTCCACATGGCGGACGGATCTCCATTGGAGACTGGTGTTTCGTTGGGCAAAATTCATATATATGGTCATCTTCCAATATAGAAATTGGAAACAGGTGCTTGATATCGCATGATGTCAATATCCATGACACCAATGGACATTCCATCAATGCGAATATCAGACATGAGCAATACAAGGAAATAGTGTATCGGGGGCATCCTCATGACGCGCCAGATATTGTCGCCTCCCCTATAAAGATCGAAGACGACGCCTGGATCGGATTCGGGGCGACGCTGCTCAAGGGCGTGCACATCGGCAGGGGTGCCATCGTTGCCTCACGATCCGTCGTGACGGAGGATGTCGAAGCGTGGACGATCGTGGCGGGCAATCCGGCTCGTCTCGTCAGGCGCATAGATCCCGTCGATCCCGCTGGTTAA
- a CDS encoding WcaI family glycosyltransferase yields MVSPARPLDILILGLNYAPEKVGIAVYTAGLAETLAARGHRIRVVAGKPYYPSWSVPTGFHDGWWRRSVENGVDLTRVAHYVPSRPSGARRILHHLSFALSALLPAVSAAVARRPDLVVTIAPSLLSAPVAKVAGWACGAKTWIHVQDFEVEAAAATGLVKRQGLLGLALRIETAMLGRFDRVSSISPAMCRKCVAKGVPPDRVVEFRNWADIDGVRPLEGLSSYRAEWGVSTPSVALYSGNIANKQGIDLVVEAAERLRHRRDLTFVICGEGPNRARLESRAAGLPNVVFRDLQPRERLGDLLGLATVHLLPQLADAADLVLPSKLTNMLASGRPVVATAHPGTGLAEEVDGCGLVVPPGDPAAFAVAVEHLIDDPGERTALGAAARARAEQRWVQSAIIDGFEREAYRLLDGVSRREA; encoded by the coding sequence ATGGTCTCGCCCGCCCGACCGCTGGACATCCTCATCCTCGGCCTCAACTACGCCCCGGAAAAGGTCGGGATCGCCGTCTATACGGCGGGGCTGGCCGAAACCCTGGCCGCACGCGGCCACCGAATCCGGGTCGTAGCCGGCAAGCCCTACTATCCGTCCTGGTCGGTGCCGACGGGATTTCATGACGGCTGGTGGCGCAGGAGCGTCGAGAACGGCGTCGATCTCACCCGCGTCGCACACTACGTTCCGTCCCGGCCGAGCGGCGCGCGGCGCATCCTGCACCACCTGAGCTTCGCGCTGTCGGCCCTGCTGCCGGCCGTGAGCGCCGCTGTTGCCCGCCGCCCCGACCTCGTGGTGACGATCGCCCCTTCCCTGCTCTCCGCACCGGTCGCCAAGGTCGCAGGCTGGGCATGCGGGGCGAAGACCTGGATCCACGTCCAGGACTTCGAGGTGGAGGCGGCGGCGGCGACGGGGCTGGTAAAGCGGCAGGGCCTGCTCGGGCTCGCGCTGCGCATCGAGACGGCCATGCTTGGGCGTTTCGACCGTGTCAGTTCGATCTCGCCCGCGATGTGCCGCAAATGCGTCGCCAAGGGCGTGCCGCCGGATCGCGTGGTCGAGTTCCGCAACTGGGCCGACATCGACGGCGTGCGCCCGCTGGAAGGCCTTTCGTCCTATCGGGCGGAATGGGGCGTGTCGACGCCCTCTGTCGCGCTCTACTCGGGCAACATCGCCAACAAGCAGGGCATCGACCTCGTGGTCGAGGCGGCCGAGCGCCTGCGCCACCGCCGGGATCTGACCTTCGTCATCTGCGGCGAAGGCCCGAACCGCGCCCGCCTCGAATCAAGGGCGGCGGGCCTGCCGAACGTCGTCTTCCGGGATCTGCAGCCGCGCGAGCGTCTCGGCGACCTCCTCGGCCTTGCAACCGTGCACCTGCTGCCGCAGCTCGCGGATGCGGCCGATCTGGTGCTGCCGTCGAAGCTCACCAACATGCTGGCGTCGGGTCGGCCGGTCGTGGCCACGGCCCATCCGGGCACGGGCCTCGCGGAGGAAGTGGACGGCTGCGGCCTCGTGGTGCCCCCGGGCGATCCCGCAGCCTTCGCCGTGGCCGTCGAGCACCTTATCGACGATCCCGGGGAGCGGACCGCGCTCGGTGCGGCGGCGCGAGCGCGTGCGGAACAGCGCTGGGTGCAGTCGGCCATCATCGACGGGTTCGAGCGGGAAGCCTACCGCCTGCTCGACGGCGTCTCGCGGCGAGAGGCATAG
- a CDS encoding FkbM family methyltransferase: MSVSSSLKSLLTVLVGIRGKKRLKFYRLRLLEFFGGEPYTGLAGLDRKLIDHLPKDRPGFFIEAGANDGVDQSNTYYLERKLGWTGLLIEPSEHLAGLARAARKATVVQAALGAPEDSGTVISFPFGDLVSSIGRGSATASWGGLFGENPKTVTATIRTMSEILDEAGSPAVDLLSLDVEGYEIPVLKGLDLERHRPRRILIETADIDAVLDVVGHRYDMVAKLSRHDYLLQARD, encoded by the coding sequence ATGTCCGTTTCCAGTTCTCTGAAGTCGCTTCTGACGGTCCTCGTCGGCATCAGGGGCAAGAAGCGGCTCAAGTTCTACCGGTTGCGGCTCCTCGAATTCTTCGGCGGCGAACCCTATACGGGGCTGGCGGGTCTCGACCGCAAGCTGATCGACCACCTGCCCAAGGACAGGCCCGGTTTCTTTATCGAGGCCGGCGCCAATGACGGGGTCGACCAGTCCAACACCTATTATCTCGAGCGGAAGCTCGGCTGGACCGGTCTGCTGATCGAGCCGAGCGAGCACCTGGCCGGCCTCGCCCGGGCTGCCCGCAAGGCGACCGTCGTGCAGGCCGCGCTAGGCGCGCCGGAGGATTCCGGGACCGTGATCTCCTTTCCGTTCGGCGACCTCGTCTCGAGCATCGGCCGCGGATCGGCGACCGCTTCCTGGGGCGGGCTGTTCGGCGAGAATCCGAAGACCGTGACCGCGACAATCCGGACGATGTCGGAAATCCTCGATGAAGCGGGCAGCCCCGCCGTCGACCTGTTGTCCCTCGATGTTGAGGGATACGAGATCCCCGTGCTCAAGGGGCTCGATCTCGAACGCCACCGGCCGCGCCGCATCCTGATCGAGACGGCGGATATCGATGCCGTGCTCGATGTGGTCGGGCATCGTTACGACATGGTCGCCAAGCTGTCCCGCCACGACTACCTGCTGCAAGCGCGCGACTGA
- a CDS encoding polysaccharide biosynthesis C-terminal domain-containing protein: MGVSLRRLRGSPVLRGAGANIYVQIVRAIGQLVSVPILIKYWGVDTYGLWLLLFSVPGYLVVADFGLAQAATAEMLAHVAKGRRADAVATYRAVRILVLAINAACLLLAAVLAFGLLSGVLAPYDERAGGSVALVLMILTLYGTITIQNGVTSSGYIATGGYALNSYIIGTMYLAETVASWIVVGLGGSIVHAALSYLVVRGVTSVIMMIGLRRRAPWLAEGGWSASPTHIRRLLRPAAALVALTGGQAATIEGGTMVVGLANGAMAVPVFTTARTLTRVALQAVLVVNRAMMPSFSIANATDGRARMKRFALISVALSLACSLPIMAGAALFGPELISLWTHGHVRPDLTFLMLMALSMALNSLWLPLSNLLTSINRQAGFAYFFLFASLAGLGLCLLLSRPFGLTGVAIAMVAVDFVMLVWVSRLIGSLGIIHLRDFRDAFSALRQLLAGRLRR; the protein is encoded by the coding sequence ATGGGGGTCAGTCTTCGCCGCCTGCGCGGCTCTCCGGTGTTGCGGGGGGCCGGCGCCAACATCTATGTCCAGATCGTCCGCGCCATAGGCCAGCTGGTCTCCGTGCCGATCCTGATCAAGTACTGGGGCGTCGATACCTACGGCCTCTGGCTGCTGCTGTTCAGCGTGCCCGGCTATCTGGTGGTGGCTGATTTCGGCCTCGCCCAGGCCGCGACCGCCGAGATGCTGGCCCATGTCGCCAAGGGCCGACGCGCCGACGCGGTCGCGACCTACCGCGCGGTGCGCATCCTGGTGCTGGCCATCAATGCTGCGTGCCTCCTGCTTGCGGCGGTGCTGGCATTCGGCCTCCTCTCCGGTGTGCTTGCGCCCTACGACGAACGGGCCGGCGGCAGCGTCGCACTCGTGCTGATGATCCTGACGCTCTACGGCACCATCACCATCCAGAACGGCGTCACCAGCAGCGGCTACATCGCCACCGGTGGATATGCCCTCAACAGCTACATCATCGGCACGATGTATCTTGCCGAGACGGTGGCGTCGTGGATCGTGGTCGGCCTCGGCGGATCGATCGTCCACGCGGCGCTTTCCTACCTCGTCGTGCGCGGCGTGACGTCGGTGATCATGATGATCGGCCTGCGACGGCGGGCACCGTGGCTCGCCGAGGGCGGATGGAGCGCCTCCCCGACCCACATCCGGCGCCTGCTGCGGCCCGCCGCCGCGCTGGTCGCCTTGACCGGCGGACAGGCGGCGACGATCGAGGGCGGCACGATGGTGGTCGGCCTCGCCAACGGCGCGATGGCCGTTCCGGTGTTCACGACGGCCCGCACGCTCACACGGGTCGCGCTGCAGGCGGTACTCGTGGTGAACCGGGCCATGATGCCCTCGTTCAGCATCGCCAACGCGACCGACGGCCGGGCGCGCATGAAGCGCTTCGCGCTGATCAGCGTTGCGCTGTCCCTCGCCTGCAGCCTGCCGATCATGGCCGGCGCGGCGCTGTTCGGCCCGGAGCTCATCTCTCTCTGGACGCACGGCCACGTGCGGCCGGACCTGACGTTCCTGATGCTGATGGCGCTCAGCATGGCGCTCAACAGCCTCTGGCTGCCGCTTTCGAACCTGCTGACCTCGATCAACCGGCAGGCGGGCTTCGCTTATTTCTTCCTGTTCGCCTCGCTTGCCGGGCTCGGTCTCTGCCTGCTGCTGTCGCGGCCGTTCGGACTGACGGGCGTCGCGATCGCCATGGTCGCGGTCGATTTCGTCATGCTGGTCTGGGTGTCGCGGCTGATCGGTTCGCTCGGCATCATCCACCTGCGGGATTTCCGCGACGCGTTCTCGGCCCTGCGGCAGCTGCTCGCAGGCCGCCTGAGGCGCTGA